The Celeribacter baekdonensis genomic interval GCGGGTCCAACGCTGGCTCAAAGGCGTGACGGGCGTGGTTTTGATTGGGTTTGGCGCACGCCTCGCGCGCTAAGGCGCACGTGAAAGTCCAAACGCGTTAGGCTTTCATTTCGGCCCGCAACAGTGCCTTGAGCTGATCGAAACTCTGATCGCTGTCCTCGGCCAAGCGCAACATGCCAAAGCTGACATGGGCCATGTCCTGATAATAAGCGGTGTAGGCGTAATTCGTCGCCGCCCCCGCCACAGCGCCCAAAATCGGCACGGTTTGTGCCGCAAGTTTTTGCCCCAGCACCACCGAAAGGCGTGGCGCAACGCGGGCGATGATCCCGTTCAACGTTGCCCCGGTCAAGGTCGTGCGAGTGACCAAAAACCCAAGGTCAGCACCATCATCAGCCTCCAAAGGCCCGGCGGCGGCAAACACTTGGATGCAGGCTTTGCGGATATCATCACGCTCGGGGTCAAACCCGTATTCTTCTGCCACGTTTTGAATGGCATGGAGCAACACGGTCGTCGTCACCGGCAATTCAGCCAAGGCCGTTGGCAAACCGCCCACGCCCCCCGCCGCCCCCAACCCGGAGGTCACAGCCCGCGACAACCAAGCGTTGCCTTTGAGCGTGCGCCGCCCGCGCGCCGCGCCATCAAAAGCCAGTTCAAGCGCCGAAAGGGTTGCCGTTTCAAGATGCGCGCGCACGGGTTTTGGCAATTTGCCAAACAGCCCGTCCGCTGTCCCGCCCACAAGGTTCAAAAGCTGCATCCCCGGCGTGTTGGCACGTTTGAGCCGACGCGCAAGCATGCGAATGGCCTCAGGCGTCGGGGCTTGCAACACGGCGTTGTCACCGTCAGTCAGGGCGGGCGTTTTTTGTGTCATGCAAGATAGGTGGGGAGACAGGCCAGCTTTGCCAAGCCCCCGAGCCCATTTCAAATCGGCGCTCAATCGTCTTTATGCACGAGACCGGACACGGTATCCCACGCGCCGGGGCGCAAGGCCACGCCCAATACCCGGTCCGGGTTGGTTGGCGGCGGCATTTCGACATGGTCGAGTTTTTCAAAGCCAAAGCGGGCATAATAGGGCTCATCGCCGACCAAAAGCACCCGTGCCCAGCCGAGTTTGACCGCCTCGGCCATGGCTTCGGTGATCAACAATCCCCCCAACCCCTCGCCTTGGCGCGTTGGGTGAACGGCCACGGGGCCCAACAACAAAGCGCGATCTTCGCCCGCACCCACCCGGATCGGCCAAAACCGGATGACGGCGGCCAAGACCCCATCGGGGTCGCGCGCCACGAGGCACAGATCGGCAACCTTTTCAACGCCATCCCGCAATCGGTAGGAGGACAACAGCTCGCGCCCAGGCGCAAAACACGTGTCGTAGAGGTTCTCGACCTCCCAATAATCATCCGCAGTTTCAACTTCGAGCTGATACACGCCTGCCCTTGCCCCTGTCTCTTTGTGCGACCACTCAGTCTGCTCGGATTTAGGCTCGAAATCCTGCTCAAGCGTTTTACGAAAATCCACCCAAGTGACTTTCGAAAAACGCCGTGCAACAGCCTGATGTCGCGGGCCTTTTCCATGAACCCGCGCCTCAAGTGAATTGAAAAGGCTTTAACACGGCGCTAGATGAGGGGC includes:
- a CDS encoding EcsC family protein produces the protein MTQKTPALTDGDNAVLQAPTPEAIRMLARRLKRANTPGMQLLNLVGGTADGLFGKLPKPVRAHLETATLSALELAFDGAARGRRTLKGNAWLSRAVTSGLGAAGGVGGLPTALAELPVTTTVLLHAIQNVAEEYGFDPERDDIRKACIQVFAAAGPLEADDGADLGFLVTRTTLTGATLNGIIARVAPRLSVVLGQKLAAQTVPILGAVAGAATNYAYTAYYQDMAHVSFGMLRLAEDSDQSFDQLKALLRAEMKA
- a CDS encoding GNAT family N-acetyltransferase; the encoded protein is MYQLEVETADDYWEVENLYDTCFAPGRELLSSYRLRDGVEKVADLCLVARDPDGVLAAVIRFWPIRVGAGEDRALLLGPVAVHPTRQGEGLGGLLITEAMAEAVKLGWARVLLVGDEPYYARFGFEKLDHVEMPPPTNPDRVLGVALRPGAWDTVSGLVHKDD